A single window of Paenibacillus sp. FSL H8-0537 DNA harbors:
- a CDS encoding IS110 family transposase, protein MKYKQSKKQNQRITRISEKTLVVGADIAKETHVARAIDFRGIELGKDCVFSNTRTGLEQLVQWMKELQREHAKSDVLFGIEPTGHYWFNLAEYLSQQGIPLVIVNPHHVHKSKELEDNSPTKNDYKDAKVIADLVRNGKYSQPKLPTRVYADLRILMNLREKIMVNLGQVQRRIQNWQDRFFPEYTEVFKDWEGKASLLTLREFPMPSEIVALGAEVIVQRWKKDVKRAIGTKRAELLVETARSSIGLTEGLPAAQIEIKALLEQYDMFVRQLEEILVEVERLLGQIPGTKEMLTVPGVAVVTLAGFLAEVGDLSGYEHGQQIIRLAGLNLKENSSGKKKGKSSITKRGRARLRALLFRAVMPMVAKNAEFKALHQYFTKRTQNPLKKKQSLVALCGKLIRVLHTLGTKQMPYDAKHVLGPVRQAQLQMIA, encoded by the coding sequence ATGAAGTATAAACAATCGAAGAAACAGAATCAACGGATTACACGAATTTCGGAAAAAACGTTGGTGGTTGGTGCAGACATTGCGAAAGAAACCCACGTGGCCCGCGCTATCGACTTTCGGGGGATTGAACTCGGAAAGGACTGCGTCTTTTCCAATACCCGTACCGGACTGGAGCAACTGGTTCAGTGGATGAAGGAACTGCAGCGGGAGCATGCCAAGAGCGACGTCCTCTTCGGCATTGAGCCTACCGGACACTACTGGTTTAACCTGGCGGAGTATTTAAGCCAGCAAGGTATTCCTTTGGTTATTGTCAATCCGCATCACGTACACAAGAGCAAAGAACTGGAAGACAACTCACCGACGAAAAACGACTATAAAGATGCTAAAGTCATTGCGGACTTGGTACGAAACGGGAAGTACAGCCAGCCGAAATTGCCGACGCGTGTCTACGCCGATCTGCGGATTCTCATGAATCTTCGCGAGAAGATCATGGTGAATCTCGGACAGGTGCAGAGACGAATACAGAACTGGCAAGATCGCTTTTTCCCCGAATATACGGAGGTATTTAAAGATTGGGAAGGGAAAGCCTCGCTCCTTACACTAAGGGAATTTCCGATGCCAAGTGAGATCGTAGCCCTCGGGGCAGAAGTCATCGTTCAGCGATGGAAGAAAGACGTGAAACGAGCGATCGGAACGAAGCGAGCCGAGCTGCTGGTTGAAACGGCGAGAAGTTCGATCGGTTTGACGGAAGGTCTTCCGGCAGCCCAAATCGAGATTAAAGCGCTTTTGGAGCAGTACGACATGTTTGTCAGACAGCTCGAAGAGATTCTAGTCGAGGTCGAACGTCTACTTGGGCAAATCCCAGGAACGAAGGAAATGCTCACCGTGCCGGGGGTGGCGGTGGTCACCTTAGCAGGATTCTTGGCGGAAGTTGGAGATCTGAGTGGTTACGAGCATGGACAGCAGATTATTCGGCTAGCCGGACTGAATCTCAAAGAGAACAGTTCAGGAAAGAAAAAAGGCAAATCCAGTATTACCAAACGTGGACGTGCAAGATTAAGGGCCCTGTTGTTTCGAGCGGTCATGCCCATGGTGGCAAAGAATGCGGAGTTTAAGGCCTTGCACCAGTACTTCACCAAACGAACGCAGAATCCATTGAAGAAAAAACAATCGCTTGTGGCGTTGTGTGGGAAACTCATACGTGTCCTGCATACGCTGGGCACCAAACAAATGCCGTATGACGCAAAGCACGTGTTAGGGCCAGTACGTCAGGCTCAGTTACAGATGATAGCTTAA
- a CDS encoding aldose 1-epimerase, protein MSKQGQALEQAFHGEPAVWLKWGAYEAAVLPAVGANLIAFRDIEKGYHFLHEPAEGEMAAFKARPGTHGIPVLFPPNRYQDGTFTMNGKTYTFPINEPNTGNHLHGFVHTAAWKVLDYGTLKTESYVLLQIAVDEQHPIYTYLPHRFAITLRYSLNDQGLFQHISVHNRGNDAMPCLIGFHTAINAPFAPQSTSGDYSFTLTAGKRWELDERMLPTGQFQPLSSNEEKLKTTGASPYFEPLDNHYTVETRNGRNQMELTDAREQVTLVYDAGTAYKQWMVWNSNASGQFFCPEPQLNLVNAPNVNLPADEIGLVSLEPNGIWEETSRLYVKPAAK, encoded by the coding sequence ATGAGCAAGCAAGGACAAGCACTTGAGCAAGCATTTCATGGAGAACCAGCCGTTTGGTTAAAATGGGGAGCCTACGAGGCAGCGGTTCTGCCCGCAGTAGGTGCTAACCTGATTGCGTTCCGCGATATAGAGAAGGGCTATCATTTTCTGCATGAGCCAGCTGAGGGAGAGATGGCAGCATTTAAAGCAAGACCTGGTACTCACGGCATTCCCGTGCTGTTCCCTCCGAACCGTTATCAGGATGGCACATTTACTATGAACGGCAAGACGTATACGTTCCCAATTAATGAGCCAAACACAGGAAACCATTTGCATGGCTTCGTACATACGGCTGCATGGAAAGTGCTGGACTACGGCACACTGAAAACCGAAAGCTACGTGCTGCTTCAAATCGCAGTGGATGAGCAGCATCCGATTTATACGTATTTGCCGCATCGTTTTGCTATTACGCTGCGCTATTCATTGAATGACCAAGGACTATTCCAGCATATTTCCGTACATAACCGCGGGAATGACGCAATGCCATGCCTGATCGGCTTCCATACGGCGATCAATGCGCCTTTTGCCCCGCAAAGCACTTCGGGCGACTACAGCTTCACGCTGACAGCGGGCAAACGCTGGGAGCTAGATGAGCGCATGCTGCCGACAGGTCAATTTCAGCCGCTTAGCAGCAATGAAGAGAAGCTGAAAACGACGGGCGCTTCTCCTTATTTTGAGCCACTGGACAATCACTATACGGTGGAGACGCGCAATGGCCGCAATCAGATGGAGCTGACGGATGCGCGCGAGCAAGTGACTTTGGTCTATGATGCGGGAACAGCCTATAAACAGTGGATGGTGTGGAACAGCAACGCCTCCGGACAGTTTTTCTGCCCTGAGCCGCAGCTTAATCTCGTTAATGCACCGAATGTCAATCTGCCAGCAGACGAAATCGGCCTGGTCAGCCTAGAGCCAAACGGCATCTGGGAAGAGACGAGCCGCCTGTATGTGAAGCCGGCTGCCAAGTAA
- a CDS encoding methyl-accepting chemotaxis protein yields MNWFYNLKISVKLISAFLIVAIILGVVGLFGIYNLGKMNVSQDDMYFNNLIPVKEAYEAQVNYTRMRVQIRNLDMHDTEQQKQTELATIRETTTLVEQAVEEYKATVLSDDAKRIFDSFDTDWKAYLAIYNRGIELSVAGQEAAFKNLISTELKAQGDIIFNTLEDSIELSIREADAANQQGEQTYNSALLITIVIVVLAFLLSVIFGVVLSRMISRPLSRIVVLARNVADGDLREKADIHTKDEVGNLANSFNHMIDRLNGTVSGIVESSHSVAAAAEQISAATQEIAGGSTAQASAAQTIHELFSELTMAIQSVAQSTEQASELSDSAMKIAREGRTIIDNSVKSMNGVREQMSQLEQDSHQVGDIIEVIEDIADQTNLLALNAAIEAARAGEQGRGFAVVADEVRKLAERSGEATKKITVIIQGMQQNTKRSVNAVEESATLSEKTGEAFERITKMVNDTGHRVSEIAAASEEQAAQAANVLATVENVSAAAEESAASSEESAATAQSLAQLADDLQHTVAIFKTA; encoded by the coding sequence ATGAATTGGTTCTACAACTTGAAAATCAGCGTCAAATTAATATCCGCATTTCTGATTGTTGCGATTATTTTAGGTGTCGTGGGGCTATTCGGTATTTACAATTTGGGTAAAATGAATGTGTCCCAGGATGATATGTATTTCAATAATTTGATTCCGGTTAAAGAAGCTTATGAGGCACAGGTCAACTATACTCGCATGCGGGTTCAAATCCGAAACCTGGATATGCATGATACGGAGCAGCAGAAGCAGACAGAGCTTGCTACAATTAGGGAAACGACAACACTTGTCGAGCAGGCTGTTGAAGAATATAAAGCAACGGTTTTGAGCGATGATGCTAAAAGGATCTTTGATAGCTTTGATACGGATTGGAAAGCTTATTTGGCTATTTATAACCGGGGTATTGAGCTCAGTGTCGCTGGTCAGGAAGCTGCGTTTAAAAATTTGATCAGCACCGAATTAAAAGCGCAGGGTGATATTATTTTCAATACGCTTGAGGATAGCATAGAGCTCTCGATTCGTGAAGCGGACGCAGCAAACCAGCAAGGGGAGCAAACATACAACAGCGCACTGTTGATTACGATTGTCATTGTGGTGCTAGCGTTCTTACTGAGCGTTATTTTCGGAGTTGTGCTGTCCCGCATGATTTCGAGGCCGCTTAGTCGTATCGTTGTACTCGCAAGAAATGTGGCGGACGGTGATTTGCGCGAGAAGGCGGACATCCATACGAAGGACGAGGTCGGAAACCTTGCTAATTCCTTTAACCATATGATTGATCGTTTGAACGGAACGGTTAGTGGGATTGTGGAATCCTCGCACAGCGTTGCCGCGGCAGCAGAGCAAATCTCGGCAGCGACCCAGGAAATCGCAGGTGGCAGCACGGCGCAGGCATCGGCGGCACAGACGATTCATGAGCTGTTCAGCGAGCTGACGATGGCGATTCAATCGGTTGCGCAAAGCACGGAGCAGGCTTCGGAGCTGTCCGATTCCGCAATGAAAATTGCTAGAGAAGGCCGTACGATTATCGACAACTCGGTGAAAAGCATGAATGGCGTGCGCGAGCAAATGTCCCAGCTGGAGCAGGATTCCCATCAGGTTGGCGATATTATTGAGGTCATTGAGGATATTGCCGATCAAACGAATTTGCTGGCGCTGAATGCTGCTATTGAAGCGGCACGTGCAGGCGAGCAAGGTCGAGGCTTTGCGGTCGTTGCCGATGAGGTGCGCAAGCTGGCGGAGCGGAGTGGCGAAGCGACGAAGAAAATTACGGTCATCATTCAAGGCATGCAGCAAAATACAAAGCGCAGCGTAAATGCAGTCGAGGAAAGCGCAACGCTGTCGGAGAAAACGGGAGAAGCATTCGAGCGCATTACGAAGATGGTCAACGATACAGGCCACCGCGTATCCGAAATTGCGGCAGCAAGCGAAGAGCAGGCAGCTCAAGCGGCAAACGTATTAGCAACGGTTGAAAATGTTTCCGCTGCTGCCGAGGAGTCAGCAGCTAGCAGTGAAGAATCCGCTGCGACCGCGCAATCGCTGGCCCAGCTCGCGGATGATCTCCAGCATACGGTGGCGATCTTTAAAACGGCATAA
- a CDS encoding ABC transporter permease yields the protein MLKRVVPAEWLKLRHSHLWIVLLALPIVSVLMGCGNFYMNQGVLQNGWYSLWSQVGLFYGEFFFPTLIAICCAYLCRLEHAGKNWNMMMTAPIPVASIFWAKLYTASILTGFVQLVFVLLYMIGGTMVGLSLSELPGELFGWLVRGWLAAVTICSFQLLLSLRIRSFAVPVGIGLGATFLGLGMYVAKSGLFFPHSLLTIGMGVLSPESLPVQQQLTVVVVNLLYTAAFSAAAIYQLRTADVSA from the coding sequence ATGCTGAAAAGGGTAGTTCCCGCTGAATGGCTGAAGCTGCGCCATTCGCATCTATGGATCGTATTGCTTGCGCTGCCGATTGTCAGCGTCCTGATGGGCTGCGGTAATTTTTATATGAATCAGGGTGTATTGCAAAATGGCTGGTATAGCTTATGGTCGCAAGTCGGGCTGTTTTATGGCGAGTTTTTCTTTCCCACGCTGATCGCTATTTGCTGTGCCTATCTTTGCAGATTAGAGCATGCAGGTAAAAACTGGAATATGATGATGACAGCTCCGATTCCGGTTGCCAGCATTTTTTGGGCCAAGCTCTATACGGCCAGTATACTGACGGGCTTTGTGCAATTGGTGTTTGTCCTGCTCTATATGATAGGGGGAACAATGGTTGGATTAAGCCTCTCCGAATTGCCAGGAGAATTATTCGGCTGGCTCGTGCGGGGCTGGCTGGCTGCTGTTACGATTTGCAGCTTTCAATTGCTGCTGTCCTTGCGGATACGCAGCTTTGCCGTCCCTGTAGGAATCGGGCTAGGGGCAACCTTTCTGGGGCTGGGCATGTATGTAGCGAAGTCGGGGCTGTTTTTTCCGCATTCGCTGTTGACGATTGGCATGGGCGTGCTGAGCCCGGAGAGTTTGCCTGTTCAGCAGCAGCTGACGGTCGTTGTTGTGAATTTGCTCTATACGGCTGCATTTAGCGCCGCTGCCATTTACCAGCTGCGAACGGCCGACGTTTCGGCATAA
- a CDS encoding response regulator transcription factor, protein MEDLKHKKLLIVDDESDLREMVEGFLRKEGFTRIFQAATCAEALRNIRAAKPDLVLLDIMLPDGDGFSLLKSLRQFSSVPVLFLSARGEDEDRLLGLGLGADDYMVKPFLPRELLLRLSAILRRVYAPFRQEQRPIFQLGPRVIDLESGIVRTSSEDVSLTAKELVLLTKFYENRNRIVTNDALCQAAWSDDYYGYENTLMVHIRRIREKIEELPSNPEHLLTVRGLGYKLLVKGDE, encoded by the coding sequence ATGGAAGACTTAAAACATAAAAAACTGCTCATCGTCGATGATGAGAGCGATTTAAGGGAAATGGTCGAAGGTTTTTTACGCAAAGAAGGCTTTACCCGCATTTTTCAGGCGGCTACCTGCGCAGAGGCACTACGTAACATAAGGGCGGCTAAGCCGGACCTCGTCCTATTGGATATTATGCTGCCTGACGGGGACGGGTTCTCTCTGCTCAAGTCGCTGCGGCAGTTCTCAAGCGTTCCTGTGCTTTTTCTGTCCGCCAGAGGAGAGGATGAGGATCGCTTGCTTGGTCTTGGGCTAGGCGCCGACGATTATATGGTGAAGCCTTTTTTGCCGCGCGAGCTGCTGCTGCGCTTGAGCGCGATTTTACGGCGAGTATATGCACCATTCCGTCAGGAGCAGCGCCCTATTTTTCAACTGGGCCCCCGTGTTATTGATTTGGAAAGCGGCATTGTGCGGACGTCCAGCGAGGATGTTTCTTTAACCGCTAAGGAGCTTGTCCTGCTAACCAAGTTTTATGAAAACCGGAACCGGATTGTAACCAATGATGCCCTTTGCCAAGCAGCCTGGAGCGATGATTATTATGGTTATGAAAATACATTAATGGTCCATATTCGCCGCATTCGCGAGAAAATAGAAGAGCTGCCCTCCAATCCCGAGCATCTGCTGACCGTTCGCGGCTTAGGGTACAAGCTGCTGGTCAAGGGGGATGAATAA
- a CDS encoding HAMP domain-containing sensor histidine kinase, whose protein sequence is MGGTLRILKRFIGATMLISLSLLLLNFLLLLIWVSTGTVEGKSPAAVVRHTAEGLQTANNGYVLEAETAALLEDQQVWAMLISSAGLVTWGQSLPEELPAHYSLTDVAKLSMSYLMDYPVFVWEHAEGLIVIGYPKDSLVKYQHILPTDWVKNLPLRALLLLIGNLVLVLIVALLIGSRLLLSIRPLTQGIQKLAADQEVQLEPKGMLADLAQSVNHTSSLLHQKNASLKSRDEARSNWIAGISHDIRTPLSMVLGYASELEEHQGIPPLQRKHAGIIRYQAEKLRTLVSDLNLVSMLEYEMQPLTPKALRLAALTRQVASDIINAGLEPSFTLEMDDINETAQIYGDERLLLRAMTNLVHNAIRHNPQGCDIRLGVELAGDKHTCRFIVLDNGRGIAPEELADVLELPFSANRKYARPSGHGLGLPMAFRIAKAHHGRLALTNGPGAGLTAELELPCLEAR, encoded by the coding sequence ATGGGAGGCACCCTACGTATTTTAAAGCGTTTTATTGGGGCGACGATGCTCATCTCGCTCTCTTTGCTTTTGCTTAACTTTTTGCTGCTGCTCATCTGGGTTAGTACAGGGACGGTCGAGGGGAAATCGCCAGCTGCGGTTGTGCGGCATACGGCCGAAGGGCTGCAGACTGCGAATAATGGGTATGTTCTTGAGGCCGAAACGGCGGCACTGCTGGAAGACCAGCAGGTGTGGGCGATGTTAATTAGCTCGGCGGGGCTGGTCACGTGGGGGCAAAGCTTGCCCGAAGAGCTCCCTGCCCACTATAGCTTGACGGACGTCGCCAAGCTTTCCATGAGCTACCTGATGGATTATCCCGTATTTGTGTGGGAGCATGCAGAAGGACTTATCGTAATCGGTTATCCGAAGGACAGCCTAGTCAAATACCAGCATATACTGCCGACCGACTGGGTCAAAAATTTGCCGCTGCGCGCCCTGCTCCTTCTCATCGGGAACCTTGTGCTGGTGCTGATTGTCGCCCTGCTGATCGGTTCCCGGCTCCTGCTTTCCATCCGTCCGCTGACGCAGGGCATACAGAAGCTTGCCGCGGATCAGGAAGTACAGCTTGAGCCCAAGGGAATGCTCGCTGACCTTGCCCAATCTGTCAACCATACCTCGTCGCTGCTGCATCAGAAAAATGCTTCGCTCAAAAGCAGGGATGAAGCGCGATCCAACTGGATCGCCGGCATTTCCCATGATATTCGCACCCCGCTTTCCATGGTGCTCGGCTATGCCAGCGAGCTGGAGGAGCATCAAGGTATTCCTCCGTTGCAGCGAAAGCACGCAGGTATTATCCGCTATCAAGCAGAGAAGCTTCGCACCTTAGTAAGTGACTTGAATCTCGTGTCCATGCTGGAATATGAAATGCAGCCGCTCACTCCGAAGGCTTTGCGGCTGGCAGCACTGACTCGCCAGGTGGCATCCGATATTATTAATGCCGGACTTGAGCCCAGCTTTACGCTCGAAATGGACGACATAAACGAAACCGCCCAAATATACGGGGACGAGCGCCTGCTGCTGCGTGCCATGACCAATCTCGTCCACAATGCGATCCGCCATAATCCACAGGGATGCGATATCAGGCTGGGAGTAGAGCTTGCAGGCGACAAGCATACGTGCCGCTTCATCGTATTAGACAATGGACGAGGCATCGCGCCGGAAGAGCTGGCCGATGTGCTGGAGCTGCCTTTTTCCGCAAATCGAAAATATGCCAGACCTTCCGGACATGGTCTCGGGCTGCCAATGGCTTTCCGAATAGCCAAAGCCCATCACGGACGGCTGGCGTTAACTAACGGGCCTGGAGCCGGACTTACCGCCGAGCTTGAGCTGCCTTGCTTGGAAGCGCGATAA
- a CDS encoding RidA family protein, protein MSESTISKRLVALGIVLPKVSEPAAKYANCVNVNGLLFVSGKGPSGGPKGKLGKDFTTEEGYEFARQAGLEVLAVLQDALGSLDKVKRVVKIQGFVNATAEFEEHHKVLNGCSDLLMDVFGEKGSHARSVLGAVSVRNNLPIIVDSIFEVEE, encoded by the coding sequence TTGTCCGAATCTACGATTAGTAAACGACTTGTTGCGCTTGGTATTGTGCTGCCTAAGGTGAGCGAGCCTGCGGCAAAATACGCAAACTGTGTAAATGTGAATGGACTGCTGTTTGTTTCAGGCAAGGGGCCATCGGGAGGTCCGAAGGGCAAGCTGGGCAAAGACTTCACGACTGAGGAAGGTTATGAATTTGCCCGGCAGGCGGGGCTTGAGGTGCTGGCCGTGCTGCAGGATGCACTGGGCTCCCTTGATAAAGTAAAGCGGGTCGTGAAAATTCAAGGCTTCGTTAATGCGACAGCTGAATTCGAAGAGCATCACAAGGTGCTGAATGGCTGCTCAGACTTATTGATGGACGTGTTCGGGGAAAAAGGAAGCCATGCCCGCTCCGTCCTCGGTGCTGTATCGGTAAGAAACAATCTCCCGATCATTGTGGATTCGATTTTTGAAGTAGAGGAATAG
- a CDS encoding ABC transporter ATP-binding protein encodes MTMQAIVCTRGLSKRYGSSYSVEKLDLLVEEGEIYGFLGPNGAGKSTTLKMILGLAQPTEGSVSVFGKELAKHRRLILSQTGSLIESPSYYGHLSGLENMRVVQRLRNVPGSHVREALRIVRLEEQQHKKVSQYSLGMKQRLGIAMALLASPKLLVLDEPTNGLDPAGIGEIRELIKSLPQRLGMTVLISSHLLSEIEQIATSVGIIHQGKMLFQGKLDQLRNESRPTIAFKTSQNPMAHSLLAAQGFTPILQDGFLRLSHLTDAQVARINRELLAADIDVLRIEEHKKSLESLFLELTGKERSL; translated from the coding sequence ATGACGATGCAGGCGATTGTATGTACCCGCGGCCTGTCCAAACGATACGGCAGCAGCTATTCGGTCGAAAAGCTCGATTTATTGGTGGAAGAGGGAGAGATTTATGGCTTTCTTGGACCGAATGGAGCCGGGAAATCGACGACTTTAAAAATGATTCTAGGGCTCGCTCAGCCGACGGAGGGCAGCGTATCCGTATTCGGCAAGGAGCTGGCCAAGCACCGCCGTCTTATTTTAAGCCAGACGGGCTCTCTGATTGAATCGCCCTCCTACTACGGCCATCTGAGCGGCTTGGAGAACATGCGCGTCGTGCAGAGGCTGCGGAATGTGCCCGGCAGCCATGTGCGGGAAGCGCTAAGAATTGTCCGGCTGGAGGAGCAGCAGCATAAAAAGGTATCGCAGTACTCCTTGGGCATGAAGCAGCGTTTAGGGATAGCGATGGCGCTGTTGGCCTCGCCTAAGCTGCTGGTGCTGGATGAGCCGACGAATGGTCTTGATCCGGCAGGTATCGGGGAAATTCGCGAGCTGATTAAATCTTTGCCGCAGCGCCTCGGAATGACGGTGCTAATATCCAGCCATCTATTGTCGGAAATCGAACAGATCGCCACCTCAGTAGGCATTATCCATCAAGGCAAAATGCTGTTCCAAGGCAAGCTGGATCAGCTGCGAAATGAAAGCCGGCCGACAATTGCCTTTAAGACGAGCCAAAATCCGATGGCGCATTCGCTGCTCGCTGCCCAAGGCTTTACACCGATTTTACAGGATGGCTTCCTGCGATTAAGCCATCTGACAGATGCTCAGGTAGCGCGAATCAACAGGGAACTGCTTGCAGCAGATATTGATGTGCTGCGCATAGAAGAGCATAAAAAAAGCTTGGAGAGCCTGTTTCTCGAATTGACAGGGAAGGAGCGCAGCTTATGA
- a CDS encoding ABC transporter permease, producing MIRSIWLECYKLRRRYVGMTVLLMIGVEMGWAFLATSMSIARNPDQASWEPLIAMTASLNGLFAPILAAICVSRICDMEHKGNTWKLLLSMSVKRESLYAAKYGCVALILLFACFVQILALIGFGKMNGFEEEVPIMLLGRLLAGTMAAHLAVIALQQWLSMALKNQAFALCLGMLGGFIGMAADLFPSAIRPLFIWSYYSGLSPVAQSYTDNQLEFIARDLGAGLPMLGLLLFLGLLIYGAGRWHVSRQEV from the coding sequence ATGATCCGCTCGATTTGGCTGGAATGCTACAAGCTGCGCCGAAGATACGTCGGGATGACGGTACTGCTGATGATTGGGGTAGAAATGGGGTGGGCGTTTCTGGCAACAAGCATGTCCATCGCCCGTAATCCTGATCAGGCAAGCTGGGAGCCGCTTATTGCGATGACGGCATCCTTGAACGGTCTGTTTGCCCCTATTCTCGCAGCGATCTGCGTATCGCGTATTTGTGATATGGAGCATAAGGGCAATACGTGGAAGCTGCTGCTTTCCATGTCTGTCAAGCGGGAGAGCTTATATGCTGCCAAATATGGCTGTGTGGCCCTTATTTTGCTGTTTGCCTGTTTTGTGCAAATATTAGCGCTGATTGGCTTCGGCAAAATGAACGGTTTTGAGGAAGAGGTGCCGATTATGCTGCTCGGACGCTTGCTTGCTGGAACGATGGCTGCCCATCTGGCCGTCATTGCCCTGCAGCAGTGGTTATCCATGGCGCTTAAAAATCAGGCATTCGCGCTATGTCTCGGCATGCTTGGCGGGTTCATTGGCATGGCTGCTGATTTGTTCCCGAGTGCAATAAGGCCATTGTTCATCTGGTCGTATTACTCGGGTCTTAGTCCGGTTGCCCAGAGCTATACGGATAATCAGCTTGAATTTATAGCGCGGGATTTAGGAGCAGGGCTTCCCATGCTGGGACTGCTGCTATTCCTGGGGTTGTTGATCTATGGGGCAGGCCGATGGCATGTATCCAGACAGGAGGTGTAG
- a CDS encoding AIM24 family protein: MKATSPAPIGHVKVTLQDADKLHVLHPGAIIAYQGAPQQREDRFMNLAGVYRKKKWVRAVLSGPSEFIIGLPPGCSLETITIGPESDLLFDYRHVLYFTDGMQLKSVIQKMKNVWITRELVRMRFSGPGELGVITSGDIAVLQLDKERPLFVNTSSLVAYPANATIQLAVYGNQLASQNMNVQWKITGSGPVLIQTGSHGKDLEHPLQNDGFFKRLLREVLPFGSVYIK, from the coding sequence ATGAAAGCAACCTCCCCCGCTCCGATTGGACATGTGAAGGTGACGCTTCAGGATGCGGACAAGCTCCATGTGCTCCATCCGGGAGCAATTATTGCTTACCAAGGCGCACCGCAGCAGCGCGAGGATCGTTTTATGAATTTGGCAGGCGTTTATCGCAAAAAGAAATGGGTGCGCGCTGTGCTAAGCGGCCCCTCCGAATTTATAATCGGCTTGCCGCCAGGCTGCTCGCTGGAGACGATCACGATTGGACCCGAAAGCGATTTGCTGTTCGACTACCGCCACGTGCTCTATTTCACAGACGGCATGCAGCTCAAAAGCGTCATTCAGAAAATGAAAAATGTATGGATTACCCGCGAGCTGGTGCGGATGCGCTTCTCCGGCCCCGGCGAGCTTGGCGTCATCACAAGCGGCGACATTGCGGTGCTGCAATTGGACAAGGAGCGCCCGCTTTTTGTAAATACCAGCTCGCTTGTCGCTTATCCCGCGAATGCGACCATCCAGCTTGCCGTGTACGGCAATCAGCTGGCGAGCCAGAACATGAATGTACAGTGGAAAATAACCGGTAGCGGTCCTGTCCTCATTCAGACCGGCTCGCATGGAAAAGATTTGGAGCATCCGCTGCAAAACGACGGCTTTTTCAAGCGATTGCTTCGTGAAGTGCTGCCGTTCGGCAGCGTGTATATTAAGTAG
- a CDS encoding LytTR family transcriptional regulator DNA-binding domain-containing protein, producing MMNTVLNGERNIYEDFEIESDVLFFKVGMPELVSFHGRNYNIKKRMTGDQIRKLIDDSHFYQVTSNCYINIRKVKAITDGIAYFGTDASDSKNIPIPRRKQTVIKQLVGQAQ from the coding sequence ATGATGAATACTGTATTGAACGGTGAACGTAATATTTACGAGGATTTTGAAATCGAGTCGGACGTCCTTTTTTTCAAGGTCGGCATGCCCGAGCTCGTCAGCTTCCACGGCAGAAACTACAATATAAAGAAAAGAATGACCGGGGACCAAATTCGCAAGCTGATTGACGACAGCCATTTTTATCAAGTCACCTCCAATTGCTACATTAACATTCGCAAAGTGAAGGCGATCACGGATGGCATTGCTTATTTCGGCACCGATGCATCCGACTCCAAGAACATCCCTATTCCTAGACGAAAGCAAACCGTCATCAAGCAGCTCGTAGGGCAAGCGCAATGA
- a CDS encoding SDR family oxidoreductase codes for MQLDLTGRIALVTGATGDLGRVMVRTLADCGADVVIHYRSNEGKALELKQAVEALGRRAITVQADITKQGDVDRLQAEAAAGLGHVDIVVANAVIQYQWESVLKQSVEDYESQFESCVMQSVYLAKAFVPAMVERGGGRFIGINTECAMQNAPGQSAYVAGKRGMDGVYRVLAKEVGESGITVNQVAPGWTISERDRAAGSERNEGYEKNVPLKRRGSDQEIANTVAFLASELSSFITGAYVPVNGGNVMPAI; via the coding sequence CTGCAACTCGACTTGACTGGAAGGATCGCGCTTGTAACCGGAGCAACCGGAGATTTAGGACGCGTGATGGTTAGAACGCTCGCAGACTGCGGGGCGGATGTCGTCATCCATTATCGGAGCAATGAGGGTAAGGCGCTTGAGCTGAAGCAGGCGGTAGAAGCTTTGGGCAGACGCGCGATTACGGTTCAGGCAGATATTACGAAGCAAGGCGATGTAGACCGGCTTCAAGCGGAAGCGGCGGCGGGCCTTGGGCATGTGGATATTGTCGTGGCGAATGCCGTCATTCAGTACCAGTGGGAAAGCGTGCTGAAGCAGTCGGTGGAGGATTATGAAAGCCAGTTCGAATCCTGCGTCATGCAGAGCGTCTATTTGGCAAAAGCATTCGTTCCCGCAATGGTGGAGCGCGGCGGCGGTCGTTTTATCGGCATCAACACGGAATGTGCGATGCAAAATGCGCCCGGCCAATCGGCCTACGTAGCAGGCAAAAGAGGAATGGACGGCGTGTACCGCGTGCTTGCCAAAGAGGTTGGCGAGAGCGGCATTACGGTCAACCAAGTGGCGCCGGGCTGGACGATCAGCGAACGGGACCGTGCTGCAGGCAGCGAGCGCAATGAAGGCTATGAGAAAAATGTACCGCTGAAGCGGCGGGGAAGCGATCAGGAAATTGCCAACACAGTCGCATTTCTGGCGTCCGAGCTGTCCAGCTTCATTACGGGTGCGTATGTGCCGGTCAATGGCGGAAACGTTATGCCGGCGATTTAA